The sequence below is a genomic window from Lolium perenne isolate Kyuss_39 chromosome 4, Kyuss_2.0, whole genome shotgun sequence.
TTTTAGCCCTGGTGTCAactttatatatcttgatattcgTGGTATTAATCACATATGATGGAGGGCCAGCATCTTCACTGCCCTCCCGGGTTCTCCAGATTTGCAGTAGATCGCCGCACGGAGCCTGGACAATGTACTTATTCGAGCAGTATTCTACCATGTCTAAAATTAACTCCGTTGTGACCATAGGGCCTCTGAGATCGAAGGCGTAAATTTTTCCTTTCAATGTCACTGCATATAACAGACCATCCTTGTAGATGCAGTCCTGAAAATCAGAGTGCGGTGGCAGCCAGGTCCATTTGTTATCCCCTAACCTAGCAAATGAAAGCTGCCAGTATGGACTGTGGATAAGCGCCACAATATGTCCTCCTGCAGATGCATCATAAAATACGAATGCCTTATTATGGAGGTAGTTCCGCAGCGTGGCGAGAGCTAGGGATCTGGGTTCGTCATTAAAGTACTCAGCTGTGTGGGGTGAATAATGGTACATACATAAGGCACCTGCTTCATTGAAAATGGGAGTCACATGCTCGATGGTGATCACCGACGGTAGAGCGATCTGTTCACAGGTGATTGGATTGAGAAGATGCATCTCAGACCTCTCATCAGCAGTAACCAGCCAGCCATTTGAGGAGCCAATCACATACCTAGTGCGAATAGGAGGCTCCGGGAGAGTCAACTTGTATGACCTCTTCTCCGCGAGGCTGTAGAGGAACGCAACACTCTCTCCAGCAGATTTCGAGGTGTAGAAGAGGCACGGCGTCTGGGGCCGCTTGTACAGCCCAAGACTGCATAGGCTGGTATGTATGGAGCGCCAGGAGGAGCAGATGGAGCTGGCACGCATTAGGTCTGGGATCTCGAGAAGAGCAAATATATCCATGAGGACATCCTGCGGCAACTCTGGCAATTTGCCCACTTCAATCTCCAAGTGTGCTGGATGAATATGTTTTCGCTCGAGGGATTTCTTCATTAAACTGGGAGGAAGACCTAGCAGCTTGCGCAAAACTCTCAAGAGCAGAGAGCAGAGATTCCATGGGTGCCATAAGCCAAATATCCTGGCTACGCTACAGGTCTCCATTGGAGCAAAACCGCCTCCACGTGAAGACGACGAATCCCTTCAGCACTACTTGGAAAGTTGCAACCTTTTCTAATTGATACTCGAGAGGTCAGAGGGCCTGGGCATACATATGGGGAGGCGGAGCAACCCGAGGGCTCAGTACCAGTTCGAGTAGGTTTTGTCAATCTGAGTCCAAATTCCGAAAACGTCACTGTGTATCGCCTGAATTCTTCATTGGATCATTGTGGGTTCGGAGTTTGAATCGAACTGGTAGATTCAACAGCTCCGAGTATTCAGTCCTCCCTCTTCTACAAGCGGATTCCGATTCTGAAAGATTGGGGGGGGATTACCCGCGGTGGATCGGATCAGTCCAGTACAGGGCGTGACATAGAGTTTCAGAAGATGTAGGATGGAGAAGAACTATACTCGCAATGGTACAGTGACGATGGCATCATCAAGCACAGTCTCAACTCTCAAGGCAACTTTCTGGGTGGATTGTGCCATTGTGTGGACGACGATTGCATCTGGAACACTTACATTGTGTTTGGATGCACAAAATCTGGGCTTGGAATCGGAATTGAAAATTAGATAGGCCCAATTCGGCTGTTTGGGTGGACACAGAATTTAGGTTTGGAAACTTGACCCAATTCCACGCCCAGCCCCACGCGCGTCCATTGTGTGTAGCGAGATTTCAAGGGGGCGACCTCGGAAACTGCCTTGAATCATCTAGCGAACCGGTATCCTTCTTCTCGTAGAACTCGCAAGCGAGACCTCTCGAGGCTAGGTCCTAGATCGCGGGCAGGACTGGAATGGCGGCGGGAAGTTGAACACCCGCGGCGGCTGACTGGGCAGCGAAAAATTCATATGTGTTTATAACAAGTTaacaactatgctatgcactcAGCCTGTGTAGAAATTTTCTATGGCTTTCTTATGCTTCTATTAAACAACTAGTTGTACCAATTCTCATAGATTTCTTTCCTAAAGAATTCAAGAAATAGGTTATAGCAATCCTCAATTTTTCATATTCTTCCACTTTtcgatcctatgaatcaaacatgcATGTGTGTGATATGGGGTACACAAACATATGCCACACTGTAGCACCATAGACAATGTGCCGAACACATATCTGCGCGCCCACATTAGCGGTAGGTATACCGTGTTTAGCTATGCCCGGGAGCCAAAACGCCATGTCCTGAAAAATAGCGCATGGAACTGCTGCCAAAGTAGCACTGCTATGCAAATCATGCTGCCCTTGCTCGCGCTTGTGTATACAAAACACCTTTGTAATGTCGCGCTCGTATGCAAAATGATGTGTTTCCTGTTCAACTAATATTTCCTTTTCTCAAGCAAAATTGGACAGGTTATTCATCTTATTTATTTTTTTGCATTTTATTTATTAACAAAACAAGTGAGTGATGTATGTTATTTACTGTATGTGAAAATAAAGGTAAAAATAGGTTGTACTGAAACGTAATAAAAGTTGTGAAATAAACTGGGATTGTAAAAAATAAGGGAGCCCCAGAAGTCAATTGGAAGGCCATAATGTCAGGTATGCAGATCTGATGTAGAAGGTGCTGTTCATAGACACCCGGCTAGCGAAAAAGGTCAGGAACTTCAACACGAGACCATCGACAGGATGGCGAGGTGGTCCGGGGAGAGAGTTCAAATACTAGATCCCTCAACCCACCTACCTGACTAGAGGAGGCTCAAGTAGATGCTCAAGCGGCTCGACCCACCCACAAACAGAAATTCAGCAGTAAGCTAGTGTAATTTTCTGGGACACACAAACACGTGTTCTGAATCTCGCTGGTCACTGACTACAGGTGGACTGTGCAAGAACTCACACCCACACATCAACTGACACAAATATTACCAGGTACATATAGTAGTAAGCAAGGAAACAGTACCAATATCCATGTCCCAACAGCTTCCTTGCATCCAGCAAATACACGTGCAATAGTGAATTACTGTCAGTTTGCTACAAATAGTACCAAATAGATTTGTTCCAGAGGTCACAGAAGTAAGTTAGCATGCATGGTCCTCCGAGGATACGGATGCAACATACTTAGCCTGCATTTGCCACGCCCTAGATGTTCAGGTGCAAAACACAAAACTATATAGAGTTCCACCATGAAATAAATTCCCTCCTGCTGTCTTCACAAAGGTTAAGTCTTAACAGAGTCAATTACCAGGGCCACCCTGCTGTAGAAAAGCGCCAGGAACAGAAGCTGGATCGAGCTCATACAAGTCCTGAAGTCTGCCACCTTTCTCCTTTGTCAGACGAAACGATGGAATTCGATGAGAAAATCTCAGGTTCTCTTTCATAGGTATTTTCAGTACCCCCTTAGTTATGTCAGGCTTGAACACAGCAACGTGGCCATCAAATTTAGTCAGAAAAGAAAACAGTGTGCTTCGTTTACTGCACTTGACGATCTCCCCAATAGCATATTCAAAACAATTATTAGTGTGGTTGTTGCTGGAAGGAACCCGATCAGGTGACCAGTTCTTGTAGATGGCCCAAACCTCACCCATCTTCGGAAGAATATTAACCTGCTAGTTTGTATCAATTTGGCTATTTTCTACCAAATGAGAGAAGGTATGAGTTCCACCATACTTTGTTTTCCAGCTTCGTATTTTAAATTTGCCACAGCTCACAGGTACATCCTGCCCCAACAACAGCTTATCTTGCACCTGTTGACAGCAGGACTCAAGCCAGGTCAAATGCACTTCAAACGGTTGTGTCTCAACTTTGTTCACCCAGCCATAGACGTTAGGGAATGTATCTGTGTCATTGTAGAGAGCCCAAATTTGGCCACTTTCAAACTTCTCACACGAGCGGTCTTTTTCAAAGTTGTGGAATTCAGATTCTGGATATGTATAATAAACATCTACTGAAGGCATGCAAGATTCGAGACTAACCAAAGGAAATGTTCCCAGATCACTTGGAAGAGACGCTATATCCAGTTCCAGTAATCCTTCTGGAACGCCTACCCGTTCATTTCCATTTGTTCTATAGAAGGGGATACTGTGAGAAAATCGGAGTAGCTCACTTGATGGTATCGAAAAAAATGGGTTGTCCTTAGCTTGTGTAAATAGACTAACAAAGCCATCAACCCTCATTAGCAGTGAAACAATGACATCAGCACTAGTTGAGCCAACTGAGAGGACTTCCACAATATCATATCCATAGGACCGATGGTTATCTGCATCAGAGCTCCATTGCATGCTCCATCCTTTGTAAAGAGCCCATACCTCACCCTTGTTAGGATTTATTTCATATGAGTTCCCGTTTTTGCCTTTTGTCGATGAAACTCTGTGAGACAAGTACATGGATGGATCTTGTAATACTTTTGTTTCTCCTCCTAAGCAAAAGTTTCCACAAGATACTGGCAATTCTTTATTAGTCCAGTTGGCCTCTTGTTCATTCCTTGAGTTATGCTCCAGCCACGTCAGCTGAACTCTAAGGTTGGAAGTATCAATATGCTTTACCAAAGCATAAATTCTCGGCATGTCATCAAGGTTGTCATAAAGAGCCCAGATTTGATCAACTGCAACCTTGTTAACATCTCTGAACTTGCCAAAATCAAAGAAGTCAGGATAATGGTAGGTAATCACATGACTGCCAAGGTTCTGATGAGAACTACCTCTTGCTTCCTTGTAACTTTGCTGATTGGTTTCATGTCTTGCAATTCCTCCATCTTGGCTATCCACTCTGCTGAAGGCATGATTCTCAGCAGCAGCGGCGGTGGCAATATCATCAGTTATTTGCTCATAAGAACTAGATGGGGTGTCATGCTTCCGTTGCCTCTTATTATTATAGGAGTCTGTGACGTCATAGCAGTCAGAGCCATTATCTTGCATTCTCTTACCTAATCTCTGAACACTGGAGGACCCTGCAATATTTGGCCCTGGAGGTGCATCTTCACTTCTCAAGTTCTGTGTAGAAATGAAGTTTGGATCAGGACGATCTAATGTCAAATTGCTAACTGATTCCTTGTCTGCGACAGGCGATTTAGGTTGTTTTGTTGCTGAAAACAGAACTACATCGATTTTTGCTTCTGAACAGTTACCTTCCTCATTACCGCCTGCCCTGTCATCCCATTTTCTATGGTCATCAAGTGGAGCAGCATTCATTGTAGGTTCCGGGTCAATGTTCCTCTCTGCAGAATACATGTTAGTATACTGGGCGTGCTGATTAGTGCCTCCATGTAGTTGACCTGAAAACTTTCCATGTAAAACTTGAGCATTATTCCCTGAATCAGATAGGAAACTCGAGGGCACAGCTTGCTCATGCAGCTTGAATGCAAAGAACAATTTACCACAGTCATCGCAGTGGACTAGAAAGTTCCGTTTGTAGTACACAAATCGCTTCCGACAATGTGGGCACATGGTCCAAAACACCGGTACAAAAGCAGGTGGTTGTTTGCGTCCCACGTGACTTCTATTTGCACCAGTCTTACTTGATAGATGTGTAGCATTATTTATCACATGTTTGCAAGCATTCTGCCTTTTGATGTCATACAAAGAACGCTTCGTATGATCACATAATATCTCACTAGCTTCTGAGACCAACTTCAGAGCAACTTCAGCACCAGAGAGAGTGTTTTTATCAGGCTTGAGCCAATTGGCAAGTTTGTCATATTGCTTTCTTATGACTGTGTCATCTGCTGTCGCGTCCACTTGTAGAATACTATACCAGTCTAAGTCTTCATTGATTTTTGCCACTGCTGCACAATGCACTTCACAGACAGTTAACAGCCGGTGTATGTGCTCAAGCTCTAGATTAAGTCTTTGAGCTTTAAGTGCAACCCTTCTGGACCCAACAAAGTCTTTATTTTCCAGCTTTTTTGCAGCAATTTCTATGGCCCTCAAAGCCTCTTCTCTGTTGCACTCCATCAAATTATCTACGAAACTGCCACAAAAGCTTTCACATATATTACTAGCAGACTGACATTAATATGCTCCAAACTAACATGTTTCTGATAACAAACTAGTAAGAGCACAGGTGAACATTGATGTCTTTATGTAACACCAATATGGAAAGAAAAATTGCGGTGCATTACACCCTGCATATATAGAAAAGAATAAGCAACTATTAGTAATAGAACTATAAAACTGACTAAATTTTATTATGACTTCATAATCCCCTGTTACTTAAATTCCACAACAAGGATTGTATCACATTGCAGATGAAGTAACATAACACATATATGTCAGCATGCATGTTAGGATGAATGGAATAGAACTGTAGATGATTtagcacatgtaaatttactGCTAGTAGAAATTTAACAAGATACGATAGACCTAAGCACAATGCATGCTCAGCAATTCAGTTGCCCACACTTGTAACAACAGGTAGATACGATTATATTGAAGCAGAAATAACCACAAGGTAATCAATCTATAACTGTTCTCACAATTAATTGTATTTTATGAGGGTTTCATATCCATAGGAAAGGCCTATCACAACCCTCCTCTTTCTTCTTGTTTTGGTTCTCTTTTCtgttgggtttcatatctagcctaccccaacttgcttgggaaaaaggctttgatgttgttgttgtaaTTGTATTTCATGAGGATTTTACCCAAATTCCTTTATGATTTAAAACTACCATAGCTAATGCTCTCAACCAGTGACCAACATGTATGCACCTTATTTTGGCTAACCA
It includes:
- the LOC127348882 gene encoding F-box protein SKIP23-like gives rise to the protein METCSVARIFGLWHPWNLCSLLLRVLRKLLGLPPSLMKKSLERKHIHPAHLEIEVGKLPELPQDVLMDIFALLEIPDLMRASSICSSWRSIHTSLCSLGLYKRPQTPCLFYTSKSAGESVAFLYSLAEKRSYKLTLPEPPIRTRYVIGSSNGWLVTADERSEMHLLNPITCEQIALPSVITIEHVTPIFNEAGALCMYHYSPHTAEYFNDEPRSLALATLRNYLHNKAFVFYDASAGGHIVALIHSPYWQLSFARLGDNKWTWLPPHSDFQDCIYKDGLLYAVTLKGKIYAFDLRGPMVTTELILDMVEYCSNKYIVQAPCGDLLQIWRTREGSEDAGPPSYVINTTNIKIYKVDTRAKKLVGINSLDDHVFLLGHNQTLCLSAQEYLQLKANCVYFTDDDEIYLYGCKDNHRDIGIFDLANSTCEELVSPQLWSNWPTPVWITPSLTRL
- the LOC127295186 gene encoding uncharacterized protein, which encodes MECNREEALRAIEIAAKKLENKDFVGSRRVALKAQRLNLELEHIHRLLTVCEVHCAAVAKINEDLDWYSILQVDATADDTVIRKQYDKLANWLKPDKNTLSGAEVALKLVSEASEILCDHTKRSLYDIKRQNACKHVINNATHLSSKTGANRSHVGRKQPPAFVPVFWTMCPHCRKRFVYYKRNFLVHCDDCGKLFFAFKLHEQAVPSSFLSDSGNNAQVLHGKFSGQLHGGTNQHAQYTNMYSAERNIDPEPTMNAAPLDDHRKWDDRAGGNEEGNCSEAKIDVVLFSATKQPKSPVADKESVSNLTLDRPDPNFISTQNLRSEDAPPGPNIAGSSSVQRLGKRMQDNGSDCYDVTDSYNNKRQRKHDTPSSSYEQITDDIATAAAAENHAFSRVDSQDGGIARHETNQQSYKEARGSSHQNLGSHVITYHYPDFFDFGKFRDVNKVAVDQIWALYDNLDDMPRIYALVKHIDTSNLRVQLTWLEHNSRNEQEANWTNKELPVSCGNFCLGGETKVLQDPSMYLSHRVSSTKGKNGNSYEINPNKGEVWALYKGWSMQWSSDADNHRSYGYDIVEVLSVGSTSADVIVSLLMRVDGFVSLFTQAKDNPFFSIPSSELLRFSHSIPFYRTNGNERVGVPEGLLELDIASLPSDLGTFPLVSLESCMPSVDVYYTYPESEFHNFEKDRSCEKFESGQIWALYNDTDTFPNVYGWVNKVETQPFEVHLTWLESCCQQVQDKLLLGQDVPVSCGKFKIRSWKTKYGGTHTFSHLVENSQIDTN